The following is a genomic window from Elusimicrobiaceae bacterium.
GATACATCATGCTCGCGGCGGCGCCCTTGTAATACTCGCCCGGTCCGAACACGTTGAAATAGCGCAGGCCCACAATCTGCATGCCGGGATTGGCGGCGGCGAAATTGCGCGCCACATTGTCCATGATCGCCTTGGAAAAACCGTACACGTTTTCCGGCCTGGGCATATCGGTTTCGCGCATCGGGCAGGGCAGGTTGCCGTACACGCCGGCCGACGAAGCGTACACCACCCGCCTGATGCCGCGGTCCCGCGCTACATGCAGCAGCCGGCGGAACGCGTCCACATTAACCGCCACCATGCGTTTCTGGTCGAGCACGGTCGTGTCGGTGATGGCCGCCTCGTGAAAGATGGCTTCATAGCCGGACTCAAGGCAGTCAAACGCGTCCGGGTCGGCTATATCGGCCGCCACGATCTCGCCCTTGAAACCCAGCAGGTTTTTGAAATGGCCAGACGAAAAATTGTCCAGCACCATAACCTGATGGCCCTGCGCGCTAAGCGCGAACGCCAGATTGCCGCCCACAAACCCAGCTCCGCCCGTTACAAGATATTTGCTCATTTGGTTTCCTCGTGTTGTCCAGCAAATCAGTTTCTGATGGTTTTAAGCCTGTTCTCTATCAGCTTTATCAGCAGCTCGGCCTTTACCGGATCAATATCGGCGCTGCTCTGCTCGAACCGCGCGATCCTGTCGCGCGCCTCAAGGTACTTCTGGATCGAAGGGATGAGGTTGAGCGCGTCCATAATATGGCCCTGCACGCGCGCAAGCTGGTCAAGCGAGGCCGTTTCCAGATCCGAAGTCGCAATCACGCCGGACAGCTCTTTAAGCTCGTTATGCCAGGTGGCGTAATCTTTTTCCTGCCGGACATAGTTTTCCGCGTCGCCTATTATGCAGATCCGCAGAGTCGCCAGCTGCTCCGGCGCAAGCGGGATCCGGGCGTCAAGCGCGCGGATGATGTCTTCCAGTTCCGGGCGGGTCAGCTCCTGCACCTTCATCCGGATCGAATTATTGACCTCGTACAGCGCCGCGTAAATACGGTCAATATCATTCTTCTGCTCGCGGTTTTTTACATTCTCCAGCGCGCTGTTTAGCAACCTGACCGACTGGCTCAGTCTGAGCGGCATACCCGGCCTCCTCCCTGCTGTTACCTATCCTCCCGTTCCTTCCGAAGGCCTGAACGCCTTGCCGAATTCGGCAAGCGCGGCGGAAAGCGCGGAGTCAACAGCATCGGTCAGTTTGCCTTCCGCGTCCAGCGACGACACTATGTCGCCGTGGCGCGATTTGATATGGGAAAGCATTTCCCGTTCATAGCGCGGCACATCCTCGCGCGGCACGCTGTCGAGATAGCCGCGCACCCCGGAAAACAGCGAAATCACCTGTTCCGTGGCCGACAGCGGCGCGTACTGGCCCTGCTTGAGCAGTTCCACCATTTTTTCGCCGCGGCTGAGCTGCCTGCGCGATTCCTTGTCCAGATCTGAGCCGAACTGCGCGAACGCCGCCAGTTCGTTGTACTGCGCCATGTCAATGCGCACCCGGCCCGCCACCTGCTTCATGGCCTTCAGCTGCGCCGAGCCGCCCACGCGGGAAACCGAAAGGCCCACATTGACCGCCGGGCGTATGCCCGAATGGAACAGCCCGCTTTCCAGATAGATCTGTCCGTCGGTTATGGAAATCACGTTCGTCGGAATATAGGCGGATACGTCGTTCGCCTGCGTTTCGATGATCGGCAGCGCGGTGATCGAACCGCCGCCGTGCCCCTTGTCCAGACGGCAGGCGCGTTCGAGCAGACGCGAATGCAAATAGAACACGTCGCCGGGGAACGCTTCGCGGCCCGGCGGCCGGCGCAGCAGAAGCGACATCTGCCGGTACGCCTGCGCGTGCTTGGTGAGATCGTCGTACACGATCAGCACGTCTTTGCCCTGCCACAAAAAGTATTCGGCGATCGCGCAGCCGGAGTACGGCGCGAGATACAGAAGCGACGCCGGTTCCGACGCGCACGCCGCCACCACTATGGTATAGGCCATCGCCCCTTTGTCGTACAGAGTCTTCACCACCTGCGCGACGGTGGACTGTTTCTGCCCGACCGCCACGTAAATGCAGATCACCTCTTCTCCGGGCCGGTTGCCTTTCTGGTTGATTATCGCGTCAAGCGCGACGGCGGTTTTTCCGGTCTGCCGGTCACCGATTATAAGCTCGCGCTGGCCCCGCCCGATCGGCACCATGCCGTCAATGGCTTTAATGCCGGTCTGAAGCGGCTTGTTCACCGGATGGCGGATGGTAACACCCGGCGCGATCACCTCCACCGGCCGGCGTTCGACGCTTTCTATCGCGCCCTTGCCGTCTATCGGCGCGCCAAGCGCGTTAACCACGCGCCCTATCATCGCGGGCCCGGCCGGCACGTCCATCACGCGGCCGGTGCGCCGCACCAGATCGCCTTCCTTTACAAGGCTGTCCTCGCCCATCAGCACACAGCCGACATTGTCGCTTTCGAGATTGAGCACCATGCCCTTTACGTCGTTGGGGAATTCAAGCATTTCGCCCATAATGGCGTTTTTCAGCCCGTACACGCGGGCGGTGCCCGCGCCGACCTGCAGCACGCCGCCGACTTCCGCCATTTCGGCGTCCGGCACGTACTCCTCAATCTGCTTGCGTATAATTTCGGTAATTTCTTCGGGTTTTATCATGGTTTAAAAATACGGACGCGCCTCAGCCCGCGATTTTCCTTTTTAATCTGTCGAGCCTGCCCAGCAGGCTCGCGTCAATGAGAGTGTCGCCTATCCGCACGCGCATCCCGGCAATCAGCTCCGGCGCCTGGACAAGCCGCACGGAAACCGTTTTGCCGGTAGCAGCGCCAAGCGCGTGTTCGGCCTCCGCCGCGGTGCCCTGATCCGGCGGAAACGCGGTTTCCACTTCCGCGCGGACAAGGCCGTCCCGCTCGTCCAGCAGCCGCGAACCTTCCCGCAAAACCGCGTCCAGCAGGTAGAGCCGCTTGACTTTCAATAGCAGTTCCAGAAACCGGAAGGCGCGCGTGTCCTTGCGCGAAAAAAGTTTTTCGTGCAGGATGCGCATTTTTATCTCCTGCGGAATGAGCGGGTTATGCAGCTCTTGCGCCGAGCCCGAGAGCAGCCGCGCGAAACTCCCCAGCTCGGCGAACGCCGCGCGCAGGTTGCCGCCCGGTTTGCGGGTCAGCACAAACGCGGCCGCGTAACGGCGCGCCACTATCGCGTCTGAAGAATTCATTTCTTCGACTCCAGCTGGTCGAACAGCTCGGCCACGGCCTGCCGGTGCATTTCGCGATCGGCCTGTTTGCGCATGAGTTTTTCCGCGGCTGAAAGCGCCAGAGCCGACACTTCCGTCCGCAATTCGCTCACCAGCCGGGTTTTTTCCTGTTCCAGCTCCAGCTTGGCGCGGTCAAGCAACTGCCGGGCCTGCTCCGCCGCGTCGGCCATGATTACGTCTTTCCGGCGGCAGGCGGCGGCTTCGGTTTCGGCCAGGCGGCGCGCTTCCTGCTCCGCCATGGAGCTCAGGCGCGCGTTGAGCTCGTCGCGTATTTTTTCCGCTTCGGCCCTGGCGTTTTCCGCGCCCTGCCGTTCTGACCGCATATGCCGCTCCCGCGCTTCCAGCGCCGAGAGGATCGGCTTCCACGCGAATCTGCCCAGCACAAACAGCAGAATCACGAAGTTGACCACGGTCCAGAACATCAGCCCGAAATCGGGCGTAATAAGTTTATCCATGTTATACCGTCCTGCGGCCGGTTTATTTCGCTACGGGCGCGGCTTCCGCGGCAACGGGCGCATGCGCCGGTTCCGCCGTTTTGGGTTTGCTCAGGTTGAGCGCGCCGAACAGGCAGATGGCAAGCGCAAAAAACGCCACGCCTTCGATAAGCGCGGAGCCGATAATCATGGTCACCCGGATCGGGTTGACCGCTTCCGGCTGCCGGGCGGTGCCCTCGGCCGCGGCGGCGGTGGCTTTGCCGATACCCAGGCCCGCGCCGATAATTGTCAGGCCCGCGCCGAGGCCCGCGCCGATATACCCCAATCCGATATACAATGTTTCATTCATTTTAATGCTTCTCCTTGGTGTTAATTTGCCGTATCAATGCGGATGCATTGCCATACCCGCGAAAATCGCCGTCAGGAAGGTGAATATGAAAGCCTGCAGAAACGCCACGAACACTTCCAGCAGCATGACAAACAGCGCCATCACCAGCTGGCCGGGAATAACGCCCAGCACGTCCACCACAATATTGACCTGGGCGAAAATGAAAATCATCATGATGAACGACAGCAGCACAATATGCCCCGATATCATGTTCGCGAATAACCGGATGCACAGCGCGAACGCTTTCGTTAGCAGGCCGAACAGCTCGATCGGAAACAGCAGCGGCACCAGCCAGCCCGGCACTCCGTGCGGCACCAGCGTTTTGAAATAAGCGGCCACGCCCTGTTCCCGCATGCCCGCGAACAGGATAAAAACCAGCGACATGACCGCCAAAGCGGCCGTAACCGATATATTGCCCGTGGCGGTCGAGCCGTACGGCACCAGCCCCGCCAGATTGCAGCCGAGAATGAAAAAAAATACCGTACAGAAATACGGAGTGTAGCGCAGGCCCGCCTCGCCCATGTTGTCAAGCACGATGTCGTGGCGGACGAACTCGACCAGCCCTTCGATCGCGGCGCGCAGCGGCCACAGCGCCCGCGCCTTTGACCTGTACACCAGCGGCACGATGACCGCCAGTATCAAACCCACCAGCCACATCATGGCCAGATGTTTCGTGAGCGGCACATTCAGGCCGAAAACATGCGCGAACCGGTAGGTGTGGTCAATAATGTGATGTTCGAGTACGGTTTCAAAATCCATAAATTAATCCGGTTTAAGCGGCACCGCCTGCATGGCGGTCTGCGCCAGTATAAACACCAGTATAAACACAACAGGGTGCGGCCAGCCTGACAGATAAAGTATAACAAAAACCGCGAGGGTGAGTATCAGCCGGACCAGCAGCCCCGCGCCCCAGACAGCGAAAAACCGCTCGTTGCTTGCGGACAGGTGCTTTTTCAGAACCCGCCGCGAAATCCAGCCGCTCGCGCAGCCCGCGCCGGCGCCCAGACCAGCCGAAATCAATAACGAAACGCTCATATCTCTTTATTTCAGCGCCTGGCGGATGGCATTATACAGCCCTATCCCGATACCCAGCGCGCTGCCGCACAACACGCACCACGGGCCGGTTCCGAACCGGCTGTCCAGCCACATGCCGGCAAACAGCCCCAGCAGCGCGCTTGCGGCCAGCTCAAGCCCTATCTGCAGATAATCGAACGCCGAGCCTTTGCCGTGCCGCATATAATATTATTACAAAATATCACCGGGAGAGTAAATCTTTTTACGTCGGGCGGCCCGTCGGAGAAACGCGCGGGCGGCCCGGCCGTTTCTGCCGGCGCAGGCACCTGCCGGGCCGTTTACCGAACCGGGCAGCCGCTCGCGCGCAGAGCGGCTGCGCCGCGCGCCATCTCAACGGAGGACGCTCCGGCTTTCACTCTGGCCGCCTCGAGATTAGCCTGCGCCTGCGGACACATCTTCAGCGCGGACATGATAATTGCCTGATTGATATACGCTTCCGAATGACCGGGCTGTATTTCAATCGCCCGCTGGTAATACGGCAGCGCCTCTTTGAAACGGCCCGCGCGGGCCTGCGCGTTGGCCATATTGTTATATATATTCGCGTCGGTGGTCTTGATTTTAAGAACCTCAGCATATTGCCGGATGACTTCGCCGCGCAGGGCATCCACCGCAGCTCTGGCCGCGCCGCCCGAAGACTGCATGGCGTTAGCCTTGTCGTTTAAATACATTGCATAGGACTGCCGGGCATCCGCGTCGTTGGGATTGGCGGACAGCATGTCCTGATAATATTTCTCCTCCGACCCGGAGCCGGTTTCCTTCATCAGTTTGCGGATTTCAGCCATAACGCTCTCGTTGTGCTTTACCCCGTAGGACCGCTTGTAAATTTCAAGCGCGTCGGCCTTTTTACCCTGCGCGATCATCGTGCGCGCAAGGTTCATGTAAATCCCTTCCACGGTGGGATTGTATTCCAGCGCCTGCCGGTAATATTTTTCCGCTTCCGCGATCCTGCCTTTCTTTTCCAGCATGCTGGCCAGATTGTTGCTGGCCTTGACATGTTTCGGATTTATTTCCACCGCGCGGTAATAATATGGAATTGAAGCATCGGTATCGCCGTGCTGGGCCAGCAGCACCGCGTAGTTGAAATTGGCCATCGCGCTGTCCGGCTCGACCGCTACGGCGTGCCGCCACATCGAAGGCGTGTCATACCACGCATGACACTGCCGCCAGGTAAACGCCGCCAGAAACAGCGTAACGCCAAGAACCGCCGGCGCAAACCACCCGTAAAACCGGGCGAGCGAGTTTCTTTCAGCCGCGGCCTGCCACATCACCAGCAGCCACGCGCCGGCCAGCATGGACCACGGAATGCAGGAAATATAGGTATAGCGATCCGCCGTCAGCTGGCTGCCCGCCTGCACGATTCCCAGCACGGGCGAAACCACGAACGCGTAAGAAAACCACGCCGCGGTAACCGCCGGATATTTGCGCCTGTTCTCAATCAGAAACCAGCTGCCCGCCATAACGGCCAGCGCGCTCAGCACAAATTCCTTATGCCAGACAACGAACGGAGTCGGTATCTCATACAGCGCCATGAAATGATCCGGCAGGAAAGTCTTGCGGATGTAAAACATGAACCCGTAGGCCGACTGGGCCAGCCGTTTAAGCACTCCGTACCCTTCAAGCGTGGCTGTCGCCTGCGCCGAATGCTGCGCGATCGGCGCGATTATCACAAACGGCAGAGCCAGCAGCCCGAAATACATTTTCTCGCGCCATACGGTGCGCGTTTCCGGCCTGAACCATCCGGTTTTCTCGGTCCCGATCCGGCGCAGCGGATAAAAATCCAGCGCCAGCATCACCGCCGGCAGCGACATCGCCCACGCTTTCGCCAGAAACGACAGCGCCATGCACCCCGCCGCCGCCCACAGATACCGGCTTTTCCGTTCCCCGCGATCACGTTCCTGCGCCATGAAATACAGCAGTATGGTCAGCAGATAAAAAAACCCGGACAGCACGTCGCGCCGTTCCGTCGCCCACGCCACCGATTCCACTCTCAGCGGATGCAGCCCGTACCATCCCGCCGACACCGCCGCGCACACAATGAAATGCCAGCCGAACGCGCGTTTCCTGTCCTCCATCGTATAGCGGAAAATCCGCAGCGACAGCAGAAACACCAGTATCGAATTGGCGATATGCAGCAACACATTGTTAAGGTGATAGCCGATCGGGTTATGGCCCCAGAAATGATAGTCCACCGCCCAGCTGAGTATCGAAAGCGGCGCATAGTTGCCCTCATAAAACGTTGTGAACATCGTTTTGATGTTATGCCAGGTAAACGCGCGGATGGCTTCATTGCGCAGAATAAACGCCGGATCGTCCCATACGACAAACCCGTTAAAATATGCCGGCAGATACGCCGTCAGGACCGCCGCGCCTATTACCGCAAGCGCGCCCCAATACCACACGTTCAGCCTGGCGGTGAACTGCCCGTCCGCCATGTTTTTGATTTTTAAAACCCTGTTTGCCATAACTCCGTTCTGTATGCCCGTCGAGCCGGCGCAGTGCCGGGCAGAAAAATCATTCCAGTAAATGTTAATAAATACCCGCGCGGCCCTTCAAGCGGGCACGGGCACGCAACCGGATATATGAAAGGCCCGGAACTGTCAGTCCGGGCCTTTTCCGAGCTCAAATCAAACATACCGGCAACTGCCGGCGGCAAACGCGATCCGGCGGCTTGTCAGAATCTGCTGCCGCGGATAAGCGGGTCGCGGTTGCCCGCCGAATCATTTACATCGGCGGTTTCCTCAGCGGAATCCGCGGCGGAAGCGTCACCGCCCGCGTTAAGGTTTCTCAGGCCCGGCCGGCTGGCGGCCGCGGGTTCAGCCCCGCCCAGGTATGACGGAGCATACGACTCCGCCGGCTGGCGCACACTGCCGGGAACCCCGGCTGATTCGCTCGCGGTGCGGCGGCACCGCTGCGAAGCCTTGGCAAACCCTATCCGGCGCGTAAACGTAAGCCACTGTGTCATCCCGTACGATCCGTACGGCACAATGCCGATATCAAAAGTCCAGGCCGTGCGGCGCACTCCAAGCCCGAGCGTCATGCCCGTCATGCCGCTGAATTCGGACGGCTTGAGCGTTTTGTAGCCGAACCGGCCCACAAACTGGGTGCCCGCCGGATTGCCGGAAACATATTCAAAACCCGCCTTGATGACAAAATTGTCCGCCGATTCCAGCTCGCTCGTAATCCCGAATTTTTCCGATGCCTTAAACCGCGCTCCCGCGCGTATCGTCATCGGCAGCGGCGCGCTCTGCCCGCCTTCGCCGAACGCCATGCCCTGCCCGACGTTCTGCACCGCAAACCCCCACGACCACCTTTCGCCCGGATACATCATGCCCAGATCAACCGCCATGGCCGACGCGCTGATGGAATCAATATGTTCCGATATGTATTTGAAATTCATGCCCAGCGCCAGCTTGCTGCCGAACCGTTTCGCATAAGTAGCCAGCCCGACCGCGGAATACGCGCTGTAAGTCCCGCCGGTGGTGTAGCCGGTGTTGGTGACCTTTTCAATACTGCCCATATTGTAATAAAGCACGCCGGCCCCAAACGCCGACCGGCCGTTCTCCGACGGCTGCACATACCCGGCGTAACTCAGGCTGGTTTCCGAAATCCAGCGGTTATACATAAATCCCATCTGGCCTTCCGTCATCAGCACCGGGCCGGCAGGATTGTACCAGGGTGTGTTTATGTCCGGCTCGGCGGCCACATACGCGCCGCCCATGCCGACCGCGCGCGCGCCCATGTCCATTTTAAGATAAGCGGCGGACTTGTCCCCTATCGCAAACGCCGCCGAACCCTGCGCCGCGCAAAACAACGCCGCAAGGCCGCACGCCGCGATCCGCCCGCAATTTCTTCCGCCTGCCTTATAATCCGTTCTCATGGATCCAGTCAGCACTCCGTCATGAAAGTTCGTTCCGGCAAAACCCGCGAACCCGTCCGCTCAAACCATCCTTTCCGGAAACGCCGGGCACGGCACTCATTCTTCCACCGCGTCCGCGGCGGCCCGCACAGCCCGCCAGATACGCTTACCTGATAACCGCGAACTTGCCTTTTTTCAGTTCCGTGCCGCCGCCGTCGCGCACAATGAAAAAGTATACACCGGACGCCAGCGGCACGCCGCCCGTGCTCTGCGCCTTGAAGACGGATTTGCCCGTAGCGTCGGCGGTTTCGGTGTTGTAGTAGACTTCCTCGCCCGCCGCATCAAGCACCTGAAATTTAAACGAGGCCAGCGGCGTCAGATTCGTTATGATCATGCCCGTCACGCCGCTCGGGTTATCATAATTGCCGCCGGAGCCGGGCCTGTAGGGATTGGGATATATGTATACGTCGGTGCGGGAAGTGTCCGGCCCGTCCCCGCCGCCTCCGCCGCCGGTTCTCGCCGGCGTAAGGATTGAAAACTCGCCCAGCTGGCTGACTTCGGCGCTGACCGTGCGCGTCGCAGTCAGAACCGTGGAGGTAAACGTCGTCCAGGTGCTGTAAACCGTGCTGTAACCGGCCAGCACAAATTTCGACGCGTCGAACTTGCCCGCGTCCTCCGCGCGGTACATCATGGTAAGCGGATAGGAGGAAATCAGCGTTTCCGAAGAATCTATCTGCAATGCCACTCCGGTTGTGGCATAGCCTTCTATAACGGGCGGAATGGTATACGGAATGGAGAGCCGGATCGTGTAATCATTGGCGAACGCGCCGGCGGGGAACACAATTGTCATCGAGCCGAACACCGTAACAGCCTCTATGGTATGCGTCGCGATGGCGGTAAGCGCATCCTCCTCCCTGACCACCTGCATCGCGTTCATCAGCAAGGTTTCACGCCCGTCAGTATTCGCCACGGAGACATCAGCATGGCCCAGCGGCACGGAATCCGGCAAAGTGACGTTGAGCCGGATGTGCGTGGAATCCACATAGCTGACGGTTCCCGTTGTCGCGCTGGCAATTGACAC
Proteins encoded in this region:
- a CDS encoding ATP synthase subunit I, whose translation is MSVSLLISAGLGAGAGCASGWISRRVLKKHLSASNERFFAVWGAGLLVRLILTLAVFVILYLSGWPHPVVFILVFILAQTAMQAVPLKPD
- a CDS encoding PorV/PorQ family protein; translation: MRTDYKAGGRNCGRIAACGLAALFCAAQGSAAFAIGDKSAAYLKMDMGARAVGMGGAYVAAEPDINTPWYNPAGPVLMTEGQMGFMYNRWISETSLSYAGYVQPSENGRSAFGAGVLYYNMGSIEKVTNTGYTTGGTYSAYSAVGLATYAKRFGSKLALGMNFKYISEHIDSISASAMAVDLGMMYPGERWSWGFAVQNVGQGMAFGEGGQSAPLPMTIRAGARFKASEKFGITSELESADNFVIKAGFEYVSGNPAGTQFVGRFGYKTLKPSEFSGMTGMTLGLGVRRTAWTFDIGIVPYGSYGMTQWLTFTRRIGFAKASQRCRRTASESAGVPGSVRQPAESYAPSYLGGAEPAAASRPGLRNLNAGGDASAADSAEETADVNDSAGNRDPLIRGSRF
- a CDS encoding tetratricopeptide repeat protein codes for the protein MANRVLKIKNMADGQFTARLNVWYWGALAVIGAAVLTAYLPAYFNGFVVWDDPAFILRNEAIRAFTWHNIKTMFTTFYEGNYAPLSILSWAVDYHFWGHNPIGYHLNNVLLHIANSILVFLLSLRIFRYTMEDRKRAFGWHFIVCAAVSAGWYGLHPLRVESVAWATERRDVLSGFFYLLTILLYFMAQERDRGERKSRYLWAAAGCMALSFLAKAWAMSLPAVMLALDFYPLRRIGTEKTGWFRPETRTVWREKMYFGLLALPFVIIAPIAQHSAQATATLEGYGVLKRLAQSAYGFMFYIRKTFLPDHFMALYEIPTPFVVWHKEFVLSALAVMAGSWFLIENRRKYPAVTAAWFSYAFVVSPVLGIVQAGSQLTADRYTYISCIPWSMLAGAWLLVMWQAAAERNSLARFYGWFAPAVLGVTLFLAAFTWRQCHAWYDTPSMWRHAVAVEPDSAMANFNYAVLLAQHGDTDASIPYYYRAVEINPKHVKASNNLASMLEKKGRIAEAEKYYRQALEYNPTVEGIYMNLARTMIAQGKKADALEIYKRSYGVKHNESVMAEIRKLMKETGSGSEEKYYQDMLSANPNDADARQSYAMYLNDKANAMQSSGGAARAAVDALRGEVIRQYAEVLKIKTTDANIYNNMANAQARAGRFKEALPYYQRAIEIQPGHSEAYINQAIIMSALKMCPQAQANLEAARVKAGASSVEMARGAAALRASGCPVR
- the atpE gene encoding ATP synthase F0 subunit C, producing the protein MNETLYIGLGYIGAGLGAGLTIIGAGLGIGKATAAAAEGTARQPEAVNPIRVTMIIGSALIEGVAFFALAICLFGALNLSKPKTAEPAHAPVAAEAAPVAK
- the rfaD gene encoding ADP-glyceromanno-heptose 6-epimerase, producing MSKYLVTGGAGFVGGNLAFALSAQGHQVMVLDNFSSGHFKNLLGFKGEIVAADIADPDAFDCLESGYEAIFHEAAITDTTVLDQKRMVAVNVDAFRRLLHVARDRGIRRVVYASSAGVYGNLPCPMRETDMPRPENVYGFSKAIMDNVARNFAAANPGMQIVGLRYFNVFGPGEYYKGAAASMMYQLYLKMKAGKNPRIFKNGEQMRDFVYIKDVVAANLKAAQAKESCVVNVGTGQPQDFNAVIGCLNRELGLDMPTEYFDNPYDFYQNKTQAHTETAFEKIGYKARYTLADGIADYVRTLEGG
- the atpF gene encoding F0F1 ATP synthase subunit B, with product MDKLITPDFGLMFWTVVNFVILLFVLGRFAWKPILSALEARERHMRSERQGAENARAEAEKIRDELNARLSSMAEQEARRLAETEAAACRRKDVIMADAAEQARQLLDRAKLELEQEKTRLVSELRTEVSALALSAAEKLMRKQADREMHRQAVAELFDQLESKK
- the atpA gene encoding F0F1 ATP synthase subunit alpha encodes the protein MIKPEEITEIIRKQIEEYVPDAEMAEVGGVLQVGAGTARVYGLKNAIMGEMLEFPNDVKGMVLNLESDNVGCVLMGEDSLVKEGDLVRRTGRVMDVPAGPAMIGRVVNALGAPIDGKGAIESVERRPVEVIAPGVTIRHPVNKPLQTGIKAIDGMVPIGRGQRELIIGDRQTGKTAVALDAIINQKGNRPGEEVICIYVAVGQKQSTVAQVVKTLYDKGAMAYTIVVAACASEPASLLYLAPYSGCAIAEYFLWQGKDVLIVYDDLTKHAQAYRQMSLLLRRPPGREAFPGDVFYLHSRLLERACRLDKGHGGGSITALPIIETQANDVSAYIPTNVISITDGQIYLESGLFHSGIRPAVNVGLSVSRVGGSAQLKAMKQVAGRVRIDMAQYNELAAFAQFGSDLDKESRRQLSRGEKMVELLKQGQYAPLSATEQVISLFSGVRGYLDSVPREDVPRYEREMLSHIKSRHGDIVSSLDAEGKLTDAVDSALSAALAEFGKAFRPSEGTGG
- a CDS encoding AtpZ/AtpI family protein is translated as MRHGKGSAFDYLQIGLELAASALLGLFAGMWLDSRFGTGPWCVLCGSALGIGIGLYNAIRQALK
- the atpB gene encoding F0F1 ATP synthase subunit A, translated to MDFETVLEHHIIDHTYRFAHVFGLNVPLTKHLAMMWLVGLILAVIVPLVYRSKARALWPLRAAIEGLVEFVRHDIVLDNMGEAGLRYTPYFCTVFFFILGCNLAGLVPYGSTATGNISVTAALAVMSLVFILFAGMREQGVAAYFKTLVPHGVPGWLVPLLFPIELFGLLTKAFALCIRLFANMISGHIVLLSFIMMIFIFAQVNIVVDVLGVIPGQLVMALFVMLLEVFVAFLQAFIFTFLTAIFAGMAMHPH
- the atpH gene encoding ATP synthase F1 subunit delta, translated to MNSSDAIVARRYAAAFVLTRKPGGNLRAAFAELGSFARLLSGSAQELHNPLIPQEIKMRILHEKLFSRKDTRAFRFLELLLKVKRLYLLDAVLREGSRLLDERDGLVRAEVETAFPPDQGTAAEAEHALGAATGKTVSVRLVQAPELIAGMRVRIGDTLIDASLLGRLDRLKRKIAG